One window from the genome of Eublepharis macularius isolate TG4126 chromosome 15, MPM_Emac_v1.0, whole genome shotgun sequence encodes:
- the LOC129343496 gene encoding beta-1,4-galactosyltransferase 3-like — MLQSRGRYLLLFLGVQLVVMALLYREGYRKRVAYFLGIFYKAGTSTMLSNLHNVSLPGDVYANLSLIARPPLPPEDLPYCPETSPFLGGPIRVTFPPGLSLDDILRKNPYVSKGGRYRPPDCDATHKTAVIIPHRNREQHLKYLLYYLHPFLQRQQLSYGIYIIHQAENYTFNRAKLLNVGFKEAMKDEDWDCMFFHDVDLIPEDDRNLYTCDRFPKHVAIAMDKFGYKLPYKTYFGGVSALSPEQYMKMNGFPNNYWGWGGEDDDIAVRVALSGMLISRPSIQYGRYRMIKHGHDKGNEQNPKRFNLLAKTRRTWKQDGMNTLEYKLLSKELYPLYTNITVFIGTEKGLRHT, encoded by the exons ATGCTGCAGTCGCGTGGCCGCTACCTACTGCTCTTCCTGGGGGTGCAGCTGGTGGTGATGGCCCTTCTGTACCGCGAGGGCTACCGCAAGCGGGTTGCCTATTTCCTGGGCATCTTCTACAAGGCGGGCACATCAACTATGCTGAGCAACCTGCACAATGTCTCGCTGCCAGGGGATGTCTATGCCAACCTCAGCCTGATTGCTCGGCCCCCTCTGCCCCCAGAGGACCTCCCTTACTGCCCCGAGACATCTCCTTTTCTTG GAGGCCCCATTCGGGTGACCTTCCCCCCAGGCCTGTCGCTGGACGATATTTTGCGGAAGAATCCTTACGTGAGCAAAGGCGGACGCTACCGCCCCCCAGATTGTGACGCCACCCACAAAACTGCCGTCATCATTCCCCACCGCAACCGGGAGCAGCATCTCAAGTATCTGCTCTACTACCTGCACCCTTTTTTGCAGCGGCAGCAGCTCAGCTATGGCATTTACATCATTCACCAG GCAGAGAACTACACTTTCAACCGGGCCAAGCTCTTGAATGTGGGTTTCAAAGAGGCCATGAAGGATGAGGATTGGGACTGCATGTTCTTCCATGACGTGGACCTCATCCCTGAGGATGACCGCAACCTGTACACCTGTGACCGCTTTCCAAAACATGTGGCTATTGCCATGGACAAGTTTGGCTACAA GCTTCCCTATAAGACCTACTTTGGGGGAGTTTCAGCGCTCAGTCCAGAGCAGTACATGAAGATGAACGGCTTTCCCAACAATTACTGGGGCTGGGGTGGAGAAGACGACGACATCGCAGTCCG GGTGGCACTGAGTGGGATGTTGATCTCTCGTCCATCTATTCAGTACGGCCGTTACCGAATGATCAAGCATGGCCATGATAAAGGCAATGAACAGAATCCTAAGAG ATTTAACTTGCTGGCCAAAACACGGAGAACATGGAAGCAGGATGGTATGAACACGCTGGAATACAAGCTACTCTCCAAGGAACTCTACCCCCTCTATACCAACATCACAGTCTTCATTGGTACCGAGAAAGGTCTGCGGCATACGTGA